From Serinicoccus profundi, the proteins below share one genomic window:
- a CDS encoding glycosyltransferase codes for MLLLSDCYRPTVNGVVTSIDELRHGLVEAGHDVRVLTVGPDRRTTFDGTVYRLPSLDAGHIYPHARLGRPVDGPTFAGLLAWRPDVLHSHTEFVAFWWARRLAHQLRVPHVHTYHTLYADYSHYFFPHEGIARSLCHGFTRKTLNRTSTVIAPSTKIERLLQGYGVRTPIEVVPTGVDLTRFTPGPPSEALRARLRLTPGVPVVLSLGRLAAEKNITETLDLLALMRGQSWQLVVAGDGPEAGALRRRAAVLGLTDRVRFAGAVDPAQVPDYYRLADVFVSASRSETQGLTFLEALASGVPVLGRDDASLDGVVQDGHNGRRYREPEEFTRTLSSLLSDPSLRRQWSQGATRTAAGYGRAAFVEAVCASYDRASGSRASGRCAA; via the coding sequence GTGCTGCTGCTCAGCGACTGCTACCGGCCGACCGTCAACGGCGTCGTCACCTCGATCGACGAGCTGCGTCATGGCCTGGTCGAGGCCGGCCACGACGTCCGCGTCCTCACCGTCGGCCCGGACCGGCGAACCACCTTCGACGGGACCGTCTACCGTCTCCCGTCGTTGGACGCCGGCCACATCTACCCGCATGCGAGGCTCGGCCGGCCCGTGGACGGACCGACCTTCGCCGGACTCCTCGCCTGGAGGCCGGACGTGCTCCACTCGCACACCGAGTTCGTGGCCTTCTGGTGGGCCCGGCGGCTGGCCCATCAGCTCCGGGTGCCGCACGTGCACACCTACCACACGCTCTACGCCGACTACAGCCACTACTTCTTCCCGCACGAGGGCATCGCCCGATCGCTGTGCCACGGCTTCACCCGCAAGACGCTCAACCGGACGAGCACGGTGATCGCACCCAGCACCAAGATCGAACGGCTGCTCCAGGGGTATGGCGTCCGCACCCCCATCGAGGTCGTCCCGACCGGCGTCGACCTGACCCGCTTCACCCCGGGCCCACCGTCGGAGGCGCTGCGGGCACGGCTGCGCCTGACCCCCGGTGTCCCGGTGGTCCTCAGCCTCGGGCGGCTGGCTGCGGAGAAGAACATCACGGAGACCCTCGACCTGCTCGCCCTCATGCGAGGACAGTCCTGGCAGCTGGTGGTGGCCGGGGACGGCCCGGAGGCGGGCGCCCTGCGGCGGCGGGCCGCAGTCCTCGGGCTGACGGATCGGGTCCGCTTCGCCGGCGCCGTCGACCCGGCTCAGGTGCCTGACTACTACCGGCTGGCCGATGTCTTCGTCTCGGCCTCGCGCAGCGAGACCCAGGGGCTGACCTTCCTGGAGGCGCTGGCGAGCGGCGTCCCGGTGCTGGGCCGGGACGACGCGTCGCTCGACGGCGTGGTGCAGGACGGCCACAACGGGCGCCGCTACCGCGAGCCCGAGGAGTTCACCCGTACGTTGTCGTCGTTGTTGAGCGACCCGTCGCTGCGGCGGCAGTGGTCCCAGGGGGCTACCCGCACCGCTGCCGGCTACGGACGGGCTGCCTTCGTGGAGGCTGTCTGCGCCAGCTACGACCGGGCCAGCGGCAGCCGCGCGAGCGGGAGATGCGCGGCATGA
- the lipA gene encoding lipoyl synthase: MTVAPEGRRLLRVEARNAETPIERKPSWIRTTAKMGPEYQELHSMVKSGGLHTVCQEAGCPNIFECWEDREATFLIGGDICTRRCDFCDIATGRPNPLDLEEPRKVAESIRTMELRYATITGVARDDQKDGAAWLYAEVIRKVHELNPHTGVEILPPDFGAVPELVQQVFDARPEVFAHNLETVPRIFKKIRPAFTYDKSLRVLSMARDNELVTKSNLILGMGETEEEIDQAMQDLHDAGCDILTITQYLRPSKLHHPIERWVKPQEFVHWSDRAEEIGFKGVMAGPLVRSSYRAGKLYAQAMRRWGRDVPEHLSHLAQQAEADVPARQEAASLVAAEERRELSRAHVS, encoded by the coding sequence GTGACCGTCGCACCGGAGGGCCGCCGACTGCTGCGTGTCGAGGCACGCAACGCCGAGACGCCGATCGAGCGCAAGCCCTCCTGGATCCGGACCACCGCCAAGATGGGGCCGGAGTACCAGGAGCTGCACTCGATGGTCAAGAGCGGTGGCCTGCACACCGTCTGTCAGGAGGCGGGCTGTCCCAACATCTTCGAGTGCTGGGAGGACCGCGAGGCGACCTTCCTCATCGGCGGTGACATCTGCACCCGCCGCTGCGACTTCTGCGACATCGCCACCGGGCGACCCAACCCGCTGGACCTCGAGGAGCCACGCAAGGTCGCCGAGTCGATCCGCACCATGGAGCTGCGGTACGCCACCATCACCGGTGTCGCACGCGATGACCAGAAGGACGGCGCGGCCTGGTTGTATGCCGAGGTCATCCGCAAGGTGCACGAGCTCAACCCCCACACCGGCGTCGAGATCCTGCCCCCCGACTTCGGCGCCGTCCCCGAGCTCGTCCAGCAGGTCTTCGACGCGCGCCCGGAGGTCTTCGCGCACAACCTCGAGACCGTGCCGCGGATCTTCAAGAAGATCCGGCCGGCGTTCACCTACGACAAGTCGCTGCGCGTGCTGTCGATGGCGCGCGACAACGAGCTGGTGACCAAGTCCAACCTCATCCTCGGCATGGGCGAGACCGAGGAGGAGATCGACCAGGCGATGCAGGACCTGCACGACGCCGGCTGCGACATCCTCACCATCACGCAGTACCTCCGCCCCTCCAAGCTGCACCACCCGATCGAGCGGTGGGTCAAGCCGCAGGAGTTCGTGCACTGGTCGGACCGGGCCGAGGAGATCGGCTTCAAGGGGGTCATGGCCGGGCCGCTCGTCCGCAGCTCCTACCGCGCCGGCAAGCTCTACGCCCAGGCCATGCGCCGCTGGGGCCGGGACGTGCCCGAGCACCTGTCGCACCTGGCCCAGCAGGCCGAGGCGGACGTCCCCGCCCGCCAGGAAGCCGCCTCGCTCGTGGCCGCAGAGGAGCGTCGGGAACTCTCCCGCGCCCACGTATCCTGA
- a CDS encoding TVP38/TMEM64 family protein, giving the protein MSLSPTLTGHAPTRTDPTPEPTGGPVLDRVRRIVLASWVAVAALALWGVQSGVLISVGHLQDVLAGLGPWALLAYLALGAAEPLFPVVPGSATILAGPLLFGPVVGTLAAYAATCLGSTAVFVLSRHLGPGLLAARFRPEPVERSLRWLDHRHATRWFAIAIALPVAPDDLLCSLAGLSRMRLRTFILIILLLKPWALIVYSFGVLSVLERLIPWLAS; this is encoded by the coding sequence ATGAGCCTGTCGCCGACCCTCACCGGGCACGCCCCGACCCGGACCGACCCCACGCCGGAACCGACGGGAGGTCCTGTGCTGGACCGGGTGCGCCGCATCGTCCTCGCGAGCTGGGTCGCGGTGGCCGCGCTCGCCCTGTGGGGCGTGCAGTCGGGCGTCCTGATCTCGGTGGGGCACCTGCAGGACGTCCTGGCCGGCCTGGGACCGTGGGCCCTGCTGGCTTATCTCGCCCTCGGGGCCGCCGAGCCGCTCTTCCCGGTGGTCCCGGGGTCGGCCACCATCCTGGCTGGGCCGCTGCTCTTCGGGCCGGTGGTCGGGACCCTGGCGGCCTACGCCGCGACCTGTCTCGGCTCGACCGCGGTGTTCGTGCTGTCCCGACACCTCGGCCCCGGTCTGCTCGCCGCACGCTTCCGCCCGGAGCCGGTCGAGCGCTCCCTGCGGTGGCTCGATCACCGGCACGCCACCCGGTGGTTCGCCATCGCCATCGCGTTGCCGGTCGCCCCGGACGACCTGCTCTGCTCCCTCGCCGGGCTGTCCCGCATGCGGCTGCGGACCTTCATCCTCATCATCCTGCTGCTGAAACCCTGGGCGCTGATCGTCTACAGCTTCGGCGTGCTCAGCGTGCTGGAGCGCCTCATCCCCTGGCTGGCGTCATGA